A window of the Miscanthus floridulus cultivar M001 chromosome 14, ASM1932011v1, whole genome shotgun sequence genome harbors these coding sequences:
- the LOC136503459 gene encoding uncharacterized protein has product MVILSLNTSSNLYVQFAFTSLGAKIDMDINKGPGPYVFKINGQVHHRIGSLLPDEGKSPVYAQLYIYDTDNEVENRISIFDRDRDYEGDNEIDRRIVEGLVRMFDAANELVKSFRAARDLLVQNNSCRQLRLRLLHNRSKAAPQYNAPTGSKIAALIVGDFSEEKKSPDIIIQDRGGGLRRISNLHSNYMALQYPVLFPYGEEGFKLGIKYSHMRTLRVKSMDEVTMLEYYAFCLQQRSCEATKLLCGDRLFQQYIVDAFASVEENRLRFIIKNNKNLRSEIYKGIHDALHKGDFDRNNVGKKVILPASFTGSKRYMVQNYQDAMAICRFYGPPDLFITFTCNPKWQEIDDSLAFIPGQKANARPDMVSRAFKLKV; this is encoded by the coding sequence ATGGTGATACTTTCTCTAAATACTTCATCAAATCTATACGTTCAATTTGCTTTCACTTCACTTGGTGCTAAAATTGACATGGATATAAACAAGGGTCCTGGCCCGTATGTCTTTAAAATTAATGGACAGGTCCACCATCGAATTGGATCTTTACTACCAGATGAGGGTAAGTCTCCTGTATATGCACAACTTTATATTTATGACACTGATAATGAGGTTGAAAATCGAATATCAATTTTTGATAGGGATAGGGACTATGAGGGTGACAATGAAATTGATAGAAGAATTGTCGAGGGCTTAGTGAGGATGTTTGATGCAGCAAATGAGCTAGTGAAATCCTTTAGGGCAGCTAGGGACCTATTGGTCCAAAACAATAGTTGCCGCCAATTGCGCCTTAGGCTATTGCACAATAGATCAAAAGCTGCACCTCAGTACAATGCACCAACAGGATCCAAGATAGCTGCTTTGATAGTTGGTGACTTTTCGGAGGAGAAGAAGAGTCCTGATATAATAATTCAGGATAGAGGCGGTGGGCTTAGAAGGATTAGTAACCTTCATTCTAATTACATGGCTTTGCAGTACCCCGTTCTTTTCCCATATGGTGAGGAGGGCTTCAAACTAGGGATCAAGTATAGCCACATGAGGACCTTACGGGTTAAATCTATGGATGAGGTTACCATGCTCGAGTATTATGCTTTCTGTTTACAACAACGTAGCTGTGAGGCCACTAAATTGTTATGTGGTGACCGATTATTCCAGCAGTATATAGTCGATGCATTTGCTTCAGTAGAGGAGAATAGGCTTCGATTTATTATTAAAAACAATAAGAACCTAAGGTCGGAGATTTACAAGGGTATTCATGACGCACTACACAAGGGTGATTTTGACAGAAACAATGTTGGTAAGAAAGTTATATTGCCTGCTAGTTTTACTGGGAGCAAAAGATACATGGTACAAAACTACCAGGACGCAATGGCTATTTGTAGGTTCTATGGGCCTCCAGACTTGTTTATCACCTTTACTTGTAATCCCAAGTGGCAAGAAATAGATGACTCCCTTGCATTTATACCAGGCCAGAAAGCTAATGCTAGACCTGATATGGTTAGTCGGGCTTTTAAATTGAAGGTTTAG